One window from the genome of Enterococcus haemoperoxidus ATCC BAA-382 encodes:
- the yqeC gene encoding selenium cofactor biosynthesis protein YqeC, whose product MEALIDCFDFKGQQVVSLIGSGGKTSLMWYLAEYYRNQNVLVSTTTKIGYPVDRPYDFFYSSNFSNLGSDGQGITLAGNLTAGGYKLSSLPLTVIEESLPHFDKTFLEADGSKQLPLKGWETFEPVVLPETTVTIGLVPISVVGKTIDQMTVHRLALFLRATGATQGEKIKEETLAEIIASPTGLWEKSHGQRILCINQVETLEQLRQAKKVLSLLPKMLLKRLSKVIACNIQTKEGVVIWEK is encoded by the coding sequence ATGGAAGCCCTGATTGATTGCTTTGATTTTAAGGGACAACAAGTGGTTTCACTGATCGGAAGCGGTGGAAAAACAAGTTTAATGTGGTATCTTGCCGAATATTATCGAAATCAAAATGTTCTAGTTAGCACGACAACTAAGATTGGGTACCCTGTTGATCGTCCATATGACTTTTTTTATAGTAGTAATTTTTCAAATTTAGGCAGTGATGGGCAGGGGATCACCTTAGCAGGAAACCTTACTGCAGGTGGATATAAACTAAGCTCACTGCCACTTACGGTGATTGAAGAGTCACTTCCACATTTTGATAAGACCTTTCTAGAAGCTGATGGTTCTAAGCAATTACCTTTAAAAGGCTGGGAAACATTTGAGCCTGTTGTTTTACCTGAAACGACTGTTACGATTGGCTTGGTTCCAATATCTGTTGTTGGAAAAACAATCGACCAAATGACTGTTCATCGTCTTGCGTTATTTTTACGAGCAACAGGTGCTACTCAAGGAGAGAAAATCAAAGAAGAAACACTAGCCGAAATCATTGCCAGTCCGACTGGGTTATGGGAAAAAAGCCATGGGCAACGTATCTTATGCATTAATCAAGTCGAAACGTTAGAACAATTAAGGCAGGCCAAAAAAGTCTTATCTTTACTGCCGAAAATGCTATTAAAACGTTTGAGTAAAGTAATTGCATGCAATATTCAAACTAAAGAAGGAGTTGTCATATGGGAAAAATAA
- the yedF gene encoding sulfurtransferase-like selenium metabolism protein YedF: MKKINALGKPCPIPVIEAKKAIRELNNAGGTIEITVDNEVSVKNIEKMAVGLGLKTISQKYKNDELTVEITVPKHLDQLNSASSDNELVIAFGRKTMGDGDADLGAMLLKSYIYSLTELDTPPEHLLFFNSGAFLTNQGSNTLKDLQVLLEKGTQISTCGACLDFYEIKETIAIGEITTMYGITEVMAQAKKVINF; encoded by the coding sequence ATGAAAAAAATCAATGCATTAGGAAAACCATGCCCAATTCCAGTAATTGAGGCGAAAAAAGCGATTCGTGAGTTAAACAACGCTGGAGGAACTATTGAAATAACAGTCGATAATGAAGTATCCGTAAAAAATATCGAAAAAATGGCTGTGGGTCTAGGGCTAAAAACGATTAGTCAAAAGTATAAAAATGATGAATTAACGGTTGAAATCACTGTGCCCAAACACCTCGATCAACTAAATTCTGCTAGTTCAGATAACGAATTAGTGATCGCTTTTGGCAGAAAAACAATGGGAGACGGAGATGCTGATTTAGGTGCAATGTTATTAAAAAGTTACATTTATTCATTAACTGAATTAGACACGCCACCTGAACACCTGTTATTTTTTAATAGTGGTGCATTTCTAACAAATCAAGGTTCTAATACTTTAAAAGACTTACAAGTTTTATTAGAGAAAGGAACACAAATCAGTACGTGTGGAGCGTGTTTAGATTTTTACGAGATCAAAGAAACAATAGCAATCGGTGAAATCACAACTATGTATGGTATAACAGAAGTAATGGCACAAGCAAAAAAAGTCATTAATTTCTAA
- the yqeB gene encoding selenium-dependent molybdenum cofactor biosynthesis protein YqeB gives MGKIKQSISETVVVVRGGGDLATGVIQKLAHTGFKVVILETAKPLAIRRTVALCTAIFQSKQQVEDIEAVFVSSVSECETIWNNKQIPILIDAEAKSLPELKPIVLVDTILAKRNLGTNKRMAPITIALGPGFSAPEDVDVVVETMRGHYLGRLYFEGTAIPNTGIPGEISGKSAERVIHSPTSGNVQHVKKIGDVVKKGEVLFYVGQAAVESPLDGVLRGLISDKVVCQAGLKCGDVDPRPVEQVDCYTISDKARALGGAVLEAILLLGREKDLF, from the coding sequence ATGGGAAAAATAAAACAATCAATTTCTGAAACTGTCGTAGTTGTGCGAGGTGGCGGCGATTTGGCTACTGGTGTTATCCAAAAATTAGCTCATACAGGTTTCAAAGTAGTGATTTTAGAAACGGCGAAACCATTGGCCATTCGCCGTACAGTAGCATTGTGTACAGCTATTTTCCAAAGCAAACAGCAAGTAGAAGACATAGAAGCGGTCTTCGTTTCTTCTGTGTCAGAATGTGAGACGATCTGGAACAATAAACAGATTCCAATATTAATTGATGCCGAGGCGAAATCTTTGCCTGAACTGAAGCCCATCGTCTTGGTCGATACGATTCTAGCTAAAAGAAATCTAGGTACAAACAAAAGGATGGCGCCTATTACGATAGCTCTTGGACCAGGCTTTTCAGCACCAGAAGATGTTGATGTTGTGGTTGAAACGATGAGAGGACATTATTTAGGGCGATTGTATTTTGAAGGGACAGCCATCCCCAATACTGGAATACCTGGAGAAATTAGTGGGAAAAGTGCCGAACGTGTGATACATTCACCTACATCAGGAAACGTTCAACATGTAAAAAAAATTGGAGATGTTGTGAAAAAGGGAGAAGTGCTTTTTTATGTAGGTCAAGCAGCTGTAGAATCACCACTAGACGGTGTATTGAGAGGCTTGATTTCAGATAAAGTAGTATGTCAAGCAGGATTAAAATGTGGCGATGTTGATCCACGACCAGTTGAACAAGTCGATTGCTATACAATATCGGATAAGGCACGGGCTTTAGGCGGAGCTGTTTTAGAGGCAATACTCTTGTTGGGACGGGAAAAAGACTTATTTTGA
- a CDS encoding DUF3343 domain-containing protein, with amino-acid sequence MEYLLTFQNTHYAVHGEKVLLNKKIHVSVMALPTSLGDFCGICLRIAMEDLTHGRAFLAEANIPVEGIFRIERTRKERKYVPWKP; translated from the coding sequence ATGGAGTATCTTTTAACGTTTCAAAATACCCATTATGCAGTTCACGGTGAAAAAGTATTGCTCAATAAAAAGATTCATGTATCCGTAATGGCGTTGCCGACAAGTCTAGGGGATTTTTGTGGAATTTGTTTAAGGATAGCTATGGAAGATCTAACACATGGCCGAGCGTTTCTAGCAGAAGCTAATATACCGGTCGAAGGAATTTTTAGGATTGAAAGAACTAGGAAGGAAAGGAAGTATGTACCATGGAAGCCCTGA
- a CDS encoding flavodoxin: MALVKIIYASMTGNTEEISEILESTVQEAGFDVEREECSEVDVDFFDDADACVIATYTYGDGELPFEFEDFYDELEEKDLAGKIFGVVGSGDREYGDLFCKSAHDFVAALEKSGAKKVAETVEIENNAEDEDVEALKKFVQELTSGL, translated from the coding sequence ATGGCATTAGTAAAAATCATTTATGCAAGTATGACAGGCAACACAGAGGAAATTTCAGAAATATTAGAAAGTACGGTGCAAGAAGCAGGATTTGATGTAGAAAGAGAAGAGTGTTCAGAAGTGGATGTCGACTTCTTTGATGATGCAGATGCATGTGTGATCGCTACGTATACGTATGGTGACGGTGAATTACCATTTGAATTTGAAGATTTCTATGACGAATTAGAAGAAAAAGATTTAGCTGGAAAAATTTTTGGCGTGGTGGGTTCTGGCGATCGTGAATACGGAGATTTATTCTGCAAATCAGCTCATGATTTTGTGGCTGCATTAGAAAAATCAGGCGCTAAAAAAGTAGCTGAAACAGTTGAAATCGAAAATAATGCAGAAGACGAAGATGTTGAAGCACTGAAAAAATTTGTCCAAGAATTAACGTCTGGGTTATAA
- the sclA gene encoding selenocysteine lyase SclA, producing the protein MKQPIYLNYAATSNYKFESTIQELSHYLETNNNINTNRGLQNSDELGLIFETRVALADFFHAPDPAHIIFTANATTSLNMILNGLLKSGDHIITTQVEHNAVARPLHLLEMQQNISVTYLHCESDGKLDPTQIESLIRPETKVMVMTHASNVLGTILPIKECFKIAKAYGIITVLDCAQTAGFLPIDMETMSIDVLAFTGHKSLMGLSGIGGFALAQNIEKKIDPWMIGGTGSASLSLEQPSFLPDKFEPGTLNTIGILSLKSALKAINTLGLDKIVTHERAITARFLTGLKDLPITILGSVDPAEMVPVVSITSTMFDPGELAQQLFDRYQIITRCGLHCSPLAHKTAGTLKTGAVRFSFGWHTTIDEIDYTLKALKEILSK; encoded by the coding sequence ATGAAGCAGCCAATTTATTTGAATTATGCAGCAACGTCCAACTATAAATTTGAATCGACTATCCAAGAGTTGAGTCACTATTTAGAAACAAATAATAATATAAATACGAATCGTGGTTTGCAAAACAGTGATGAACTTGGATTGATTTTTGAAACGCGTGTTGCTTTAGCAGATTTTTTTCATGCACCCGATCCAGCACATATTATTTTCACAGCAAATGCAACAACTTCGCTGAACATGATTTTAAATGGCCTGTTGAAATCTGGTGATCATATCATAACGACACAAGTAGAACATAATGCAGTTGCTAGACCGCTTCATTTGTTGGAAATGCAACAGAATATCTCCGTGACATATTTACACTGTGAATCGGATGGAAAGCTTGATCCTACTCAAATAGAATCATTGATCCGACCAGAAACCAAAGTAATGGTGATGACTCATGCATCAAATGTGTTAGGCACAATTTTACCCATAAAAGAATGCTTCAAAATCGCAAAAGCTTATGGAATCATTACAGTTTTAGATTGTGCTCAAACAGCAGGTTTCTTACCCATTGATATGGAAACAATGTCGATCGATGTTTTAGCTTTTACAGGGCATAAAAGCTTGATGGGTCTTTCTGGAATTGGCGGATTTGCTTTAGCTCAAAATATAGAGAAAAAAATTGATCCTTGGATGATTGGAGGAACTGGAAGTGCTTCATTGTCACTAGAGCAACCTAGTTTTTTGCCAGATAAATTTGAGCCTGGAACCTTGAATACAATTGGTATTTTAAGCTTAAAGAGTGCATTAAAAGCAATCAATACACTTGGTTTAGATAAAATTGTCACGCATGAACGAGCAATAACTGCTCGATTTTTAACAGGATTAAAAGATCTGCCTATAACTATTTTAGGAAGTGTTGACCCAGCGGAAATGGTCCCAGTTGTTTCTATTACGTCAACAATGTTTGATCCAGGAGAACTTGCTCAGCAATTATTCGATCGTTATCAAATCATTACACGTTGTGGATTACATTGTTCTCCGCTTGCACATAAAACGGCCGGGACGTTAAAAACCGGAGCGGTACGATTTAGTTTTGGTTGGCACACAACGATTGATGAAATCGATTATACCTTGAAAGCATTAAAAGAAATTTTGTCGAAATAG
- the selD gene encoding selenide, water dikinase SelD, protein MDFLSQCTSGGCGAKIGPNELAGFLKNLPKSSDEKLLVAFDTSDDAAIYQVSEELALISTVDFFSPMVEDPRTFGRIAAANAMSDVYAMGGQVLFALNLVCFPEKMDKQKLSEMLIGGAEKLEEANASLAGGHSIYDHEPKYGLAVTGQVDPQKIIHNNTPKIGDVLIITKALGVGMIQSAVRGGLACKESEAAAIASMERLNKYAAEKMRDFPVHACTDVTGFGLLVHALEMAGDNVTLIIDTEQLPLLPQAYYYAEEFLATAAGQRNRQYIGSKVDLNTVSPAFQEILFDPQTSGGLLISVAAEKALECLKAIQKNDPVAAIIGEVYKKESNRPIILV, encoded by the coding sequence ATGGACTTTTTATCACAATGTACGTCTGGCGGCTGTGGAGCTAAAATCGGACCAAATGAATTAGCTGGATTTTTAAAGAATCTGCCCAAGAGTTCTGACGAGAAATTATTAGTGGCTTTTGATACATCGGATGACGCGGCGATATATCAAGTATCAGAGGAACTTGCATTGATTTCAACGGTAGATTTTTTCTCGCCAATGGTAGAAGATCCTCGTACGTTTGGTCGAATCGCCGCAGCAAATGCAATGAGTGATGTGTATGCAATGGGAGGGCAAGTCCTATTTGCATTAAATTTAGTTTGTTTTCCAGAAAAAATGGATAAACAAAAGCTTTCAGAAATGCTGATCGGTGGTGCAGAAAAACTTGAAGAAGCGAATGCTTCATTAGCCGGAGGCCATTCGATTTATGATCATGAACCTAAATACGGACTGGCGGTAACAGGACAAGTTGATCCGCAAAAAATCATTCATAATAATACACCGAAAATAGGTGATGTCTTGATCATTACAAAAGCTTTAGGTGTTGGAATGATTCAATCTGCTGTCAGAGGAGGTCTCGCTTGTAAAGAATCAGAAGCAGCAGCAATTGCATCAATGGAACGATTAAATAAATATGCTGCGGAAAAAATGCGTGATTTTCCTGTTCATGCTTGTACTGATGTGACGGGATTTGGTTTACTGGTTCATGCACTAGAAATGGCTGGAGACAATGTGACATTGATCATTGATACGGAACAATTACCACTTTTACCTCAGGCATATTATTATGCAGAAGAATTTTTAGCGACAGCAGCCGGGCAAAGAAATCGTCAATATATTGGTAGCAAAGTCGATTTGAACACCGTTTCACCAGCATTCCAAGAAATTCTATTTGACCCCCAAACGTCAGGTGGCTTACTTATCAGTGTTGCTGCAGAAAAAGCACTGGAATGTCTTAAAGCTATTCAAAAAAATGACCCAGTTGCTGCAATCATTGGTGAGGTTTATAAAAAAGAATCAAATCGGCCGATTATTCTAGTCTAA